The following are from one region of the Gloeomargarita lithophora Alchichica-D10 genome:
- the cas10 gene encoding type III-B CRISPR-associated protein Cas10/Cmr2, whose amino-acid sequence MYFARKLFALLHDPPLKSLLKNKGVQGSWTQVNELYRFEAELISWWDTTGEISDHIASASDRFTFRRGIQLDAQIMDASTQIEIRHPISGQSQIIKLWNTFTDHYAEEIGNRNIWDEMRRETDLEKVFWWFWRFYPESIARDQAIQTTAALNLPADTRIPDCSIHIHNCTVSALTGAMFPHHWQVGQPPERPYLLLFSFSPVQEFIKSSRKFLDFWSGSYLLHYLSVNLCWFIAEKYGPDAVITPSLWGQEIVDAFILKKYPEFETFFNDISKRNPVQEFIDKTSASLSTAGFPNMITILVPGAEEAKQLGQELAEHLKNEWQQIGEKIKRAIHQEVQRKLSEKPEIIWEKVWQEMTLNDASQDLYRREFDQWWRPECNWEWNKLWDAQLDHTWETYWVALPLGNPEQPFTSQRLTQKEHQQITKNPELQLQQTEYEQWITAQQILAQNRLPLPTELEAKVYTTINVGTWWGSFQARLGQCLQAIKNTRTWQIPVAPGERSTISGMYSAVHPKFSYCDQFKEGGGLPAGSMRLFWLVMAEVFPGLFNGSEHLNAIELTKRMAWKYGGIATSLGIELGEDDDENYENLVRFPNLSSIACARFAHDHPEIVKRYWHSLNQSVQQELSEYHSRFRSLTRRPFHISKVNQTLPDYNGVMFSSKWLADDMGLQTDSDITTLKESIDQAHKNCGITNGSPSDWWCLVLADGDNMGKYVNGRKLKPYGDYIPESVKEKIKSLNEKALENARKSDNQLDISKWESIEKSWEELFNDPHTKKRMGPATHIGLNRALLDFSNRIVPYLTEQRFCGKVIYSGGDDVMAALPLEDLPEYLLTLRAAWSGAADPKAEFKNAGGYWHPQQELTGIPDRALFTMGQDATMSIGVIIAHKSVPLPTVLESIWTAEKERAKKLPAKDGLCFRVIYSSGNTLEALIKGDLLKKWWQWLQRGAELDLAPVLYRLSEELPLRCSVTKNDKLFALVTRTILARRERKDQFQDILEPLENWLNDWEKWAFEHQNQLGSTPDDLAKILRLSAFWVDKMHQRQSWVKDNQLDQNLAA is encoded by the coding sequence ATGTATTTCGCCCGGAAATTGTTCGCCCTGTTGCATGATCCACCGCTCAAGTCATTGCTTAAAAATAAAGGAGTCCAAGGTTCGTGGACACAAGTAAATGAATTATATCGTTTTGAAGCAGAATTAATATCTTGGTGGGATACTACTGGGGAAATATCCGACCATATTGCCTCAGCATCGGATCGTTTTACCTTTAGACGAGGGATTCAACTGGATGCCCAAATTATGGATGCCAGTACCCAAATAGAAATTCGCCACCCCATTAGTGGGCAATCCCAAATAATTAAACTATGGAATACCTTTACCGACCACTATGCCGAAGAAATTGGCAACCGAAATATATGGGATGAAATGAGGCGGGAAACCGACCTAGAAAAAGTGTTTTGGTGGTTCTGGCGTTTTTATCCTGAATCCATCGCCCGTGACCAAGCAATCCAAACCACCGCCGCTCTCAATCTCCCCGCCGATACCCGGATTCCCGACTGTTCTATTCATATTCACAACTGCACCGTGTCTGCCTTGACCGGAGCTATGTTTCCCCATCATTGGCAAGTGGGTCAACCACCAGAACGTCCCTATCTATTACTATTTAGTTTTTCTCCAGTTCAAGAATTTATCAAGTCTTCTCGCAAGTTTTTAGACTTCTGGTCAGGCTCTTATTTACTACATTATTTAAGTGTAAATCTCTGCTGGTTTATTGCTGAAAAGTATGGTCCTGATGCGGTGATCACCCCCTCCCTCTGGGGACAGGAAATCGTTGATGCGTTCATCCTGAAAAAGTATCCGGAATTTGAGACATTTTTTAATGATATTTCAAAAAGAAATCCCGTGCAGGAATTTATAGATAAAACCTCTGCCAGTCTAAGTACGGCTGGATTTCCTAATATGATTACGATATTAGTTCCTGGGGCAGAGGAAGCCAAGCAATTGGGGCAGGAATTGGCAGAACACTTGAAAAATGAATGGCAGCAAATTGGTGAAAAAATTAAACGAGCTATTCATCAAGAAGTTCAACGTAAACTTTCAGAAAAGCCTGAAATAATTTGGGAAAAAGTTTGGCAGGAAATGACCTTAAATGATGCCAGCCAGGATTTGTACCGGCGGGAATTTGACCAATGGTGGCGACCGGAGTGTAACTGGGAGTGGAATAAACTCTGGGATGCCCAACTGGATCATACCTGGGAAACCTACTGGGTGGCTTTGCCTTTAGGAAATCCAGAGCAACCCTTTACCAGTCAACGCCTAACCCAAAAAGAACACCAACAAATCACTAAAAACCCTGAATTACAACTGCAACAAACCGAATATGAACAATGGATTACAGCCCAACAAATCCTAGCACAAAATCGCCTTCCCTTACCTACTGAACTCGAAGCCAAAGTTTATACAACTATCAATGTGGGAACCTGGTGGGGTAGTTTTCAAGCCCGTTTAGGCCAGTGTTTGCAAGCGATTAAAAATACCCGCACTTGGCAGATTCCGGTTGCCCCTGGGGAACGCTCTACGATTTCTGGGATGTATAGTGCTGTTCATCCTAAATTTAGTTACTGTGATCAATTCAAAGAAGGTGGGGGATTACCCGCCGGTTCCATGCGTTTATTTTGGCTGGTCATGGCCGAAGTTTTTCCGGGACTATTCAACGGTTCTGAGCATTTGAACGCTATCGAACTCACCAAACGGATGGCTTGGAAATATGGGGGAATCGCTACATCTTTGGGCATTGAACTCGGAGAAGATGACGATGAAAACTATGAAAATTTAGTGCGATTTCCTAATCTAAGTTCCATCGCCTGTGCCCGTTTTGCCCATGATCACCCGGAAATAGTTAAACGCTACTGGCATAGCTTAAATCAATCGGTTCAGCAAGAACTATCGGAATATCATAGCCGTTTTCGTTCTTTAACCCGCCGACCATTTCATATTAGTAAAGTCAATCAAACATTACCAGATTATAACGGGGTAATGTTTTCTAGCAAATGGCTGGCGGATGATATGGGACTGCAAACAGATAGTGATATTACCACCCTCAAAGAGTCTATAGACCAAGCCCATAAAAATTGTGGTATCACCAATGGCAGTCCCTCGGATTGGTGGTGTTTGGTTCTCGCTGACGGGGACAATATGGGCAAGTATGTCAATGGGCGTAAGTTAAAACCCTATGGTGATTACATCCCAGAATCAGTCAAAGAGAAAATTAAGTCATTGAATGAAAAAGCATTAGAAAATGCCCGTAAATCAGACAATCAATTGGACATAAGTAAATGGGAGTCCATCGAAAAATCCTGGGAAGAACTATTCAACGACCCGCATACTAAAAAACGCATGGGGCCTGCGACTCATATTGGTCTGAATCGGGCCTTGCTTGATTTTTCTAACCGGATTGTTCCTTACCTAACCGAACAGCGTTTCTGTGGCAAAGTGATTTACAGCGGTGGCGATGATGTGATGGCTGCCCTACCTTTAGAAGACTTGCCAGAATACCTATTAACCCTACGCGCCGCCTGGAGTGGAGCCGCTGACCCCAAAGCCGAATTCAAAAATGCAGGGGGCTATTGGCATCCCCAACAGGAATTAACGGGTATTCCTGACCGTGCCCTATTCACAATGGGACAGGATGCCACGATGAGCATAGGAGTAATTATCGCCCACAAAAGCGTACCACTACCCACGGTATTAGAGAGTATTTGGACTGCCGAAAAAGAGCGAGCTAAAAAGCTTCCCGCCAAAGATGGCTTATGTTTTCGTGTGATCTACAGTTCAGGTAATACCTTGGAAGCACTGATAAAAGGGGATTTACTCAAAAAATGGTGGCAATGGCTTCAACGGGGAGCAGAGTTAGATTTAGCCCCAGTTTTATATCGTTTATCTGAGGAATTACCCCTGCGTTGTTCTGTTACTAAAAATGATAAATTGTTTGCTTTAGTAACCAGGACAATTCTCGCTCGCCGAGAACGGAAAGACCAATTCCAAGATATTCTTGAACCTTTAGAAAACTGGTTAAATGATTGGGAAAAGTGGGCTTTTGAGCATCAAAACCAACTGGGTTCTACTCCCGATGATTTAGCAAAAATTCTGAGACTTTCCGCTTTTTGGGTGGATAAAATGCACCAGCGACAAAGTTGGGTCAAGGATAACCAATTAGATCAAAATCTGGCAGCCTAA
- the cas2 gene encoding CRISPR-associated endonuclease Cas2, with translation MQFANFGQLYLVTYDIPADRRRRKTAHLLEGYGQRVQYSVFECRLDAQRYRELQKRLQHHFDLSEDHLRFYPMTEHTLGQIEVWGGAKPAQLQDLIL, from the coding sequence ATGCAATTCGCTAATTTTGGTCAACTTTACCTGGTCACCTACGATATTCCAGCGGATCGCCGTCGCCGCAAGACCGCTCATTTATTGGAGGGGTATGGTCAACGGGTGCAGTACAGTGTCTTTGAATGTCGCTTAGATGCCCAACGCTACCGGGAATTACAAAAGCGTTTGCAACACCATTTTGACCTGAGCGAAGACCATCTGCGGTTCTACCCCATGACCGAACACACCCTGGGACAAATAGAAGTATGGGGCGGCGCAAAACCCGCTCAATTGCAGGATTTGATCCTATAG
- the cas1 gene encoding CRISPR-associated endonuclease Cas1, with protein MHTLYVSRQDCRLSLRGELLVVKHQATVIQEVQLPLLDTILLFGNPQVTTQAIHACLKRQIPLIYLSQNGYGYGRLAPINAKNRHVAEQQRQMTAEHKLSLAKAIISAKIKNSKVFLQRQLRRHNITDNTQCLTTLTNCLAKIKIATSTEQLMGFEGAAAASYFPALGHCFQNPDFQFTHRNHRPPKDPVNALLSFGYQILWNHLLALVENFGLDPYQGCFHQFHHGHAALISDLIEPFRAPIIDSLVLWLINSHSVNFNHDFIYERGGCFLNNTGRVKYLKYFRDRMQENLKNFTRWDYLLQTIRTYRHSVLNPLIPYQTYAIR; from the coding sequence ATGCACACTCTCTATGTATCTCGGCAGGACTGCCGCCTCTCCCTACGGGGGGAACTTTTGGTCGTCAAGCACCAAGCCACCGTCATTCAGGAAGTCCAACTGCCCCTGCTGGACACGATTTTACTCTTTGGCAATCCCCAGGTCACAACTCAAGCAATTCATGCCTGTCTCAAACGACAAATTCCCCTGATCTATTTATCCCAAAATGGCTATGGCTATGGACGTTTAGCGCCCATCAATGCGAAAAATCGCCATGTCGCTGAACAACAACGACAAATGACAGCAGAACATAAATTATCGCTTGCCAAAGCAATTATTTCCGCTAAAATCAAAAACTCTAAGGTTTTTTTGCAAAGACAACTTCGCCGTCACAATATTACAGATAACACCCAGTGTTTGACCACGCTAACTAATTGTTTAGCCAAAATTAAAATAGCCACCAGCACCGAGCAACTTATGGGATTTGAAGGAGCCGCCGCCGCCAGTTATTTCCCTGCCCTTGGTCACTGTTTTCAAAATCCAGATTTTCAATTCACCCACCGGAATCATCGCCCCCCCAAAGACCCAGTGAATGCCCTGCTCAGTTTTGGCTATCAAATCCTTTGGAATCATTTATTGGCCTTGGTGGAGAACTTTGGTTTAGACCCATATCAGGGCTGTTTTCATCAATTTCATCATGGTCATGCCGCTCTGATTTCTGACTTAATAGAGCCGTTTCGTGCCCCAATCATTGATTCATTAGTCCTGTGGCTAATTAATTCCCATAGTGTCAATTTTAACCATGATTTTATCTATGAACGTGGGGGATGCTTTTTGAATAATACTGGCCGGGTTAAATACTTAAAATACTTCCGTGATCGGATGCAAGAAAACCTGAAAAATTTTACCCGTTGGGACTACCTACTCCAGACCATTCGCACCTACCGACATAGTGTCTTAAACCCTTTGATTCCCTATCAAACTTATGCAATTCGCTAA
- a CDS encoding type II toxin-antitoxin system PemK/MazF family toxin — MNDPHFPRQGFVYLSKALKPGGDTKKRPVLVVSSDIRNQHSRTILVVPFSSDIDASSGHPGRVVVNTGDGGLERPSVALCDLITTVEKHYLDTQTYGVVQPQPF, encoded by the coding sequence ATGAATGACCCCCATTTTCCCCGCCAGGGTTTTGTTTATCTCTCTAAGGCTTTGAAACCAGGGGGAGACACCAAAAAACGTCCGGTATTGGTTGTCTCCAGTGATATTCGCAATCAGCACAGCCGCACTATTTTGGTCGTTCCGTTTTCGTCAGATATTGACGCTTCATCGGGTCACCCAGGTCGAGTGGTGGTAAATACTGGAGATGGGGGCTTAGAACGTCCATCGGTGGCACTATGCGACCTCATCACCACGGTTGAAAAACATTACTTAGATACCCAAACCTATGGAGTCGTTCAGCCCCAGCCCTTCTAA
- a CDS encoding ribbon-helix-helix domain-containing protein translates to MGISGKRRVTVTIDANLLNAIDQASDNRSAVVEAALRLWQATQVEKQLTQFYQNRSPADRDTEVEWAQATQQSAIASWPEDTMSSL, encoded by the coding sequence ATGGGTATTTCCGGCAAGCGGCGGGTCACAGTCACCATTGATGCCAATCTCCTCAATGCTATTGACCAAGCTTCGGACAATCGCTCTGCCGTTGTTGAAGCCGCTTTAAGGCTGTGGCAGGCGACCCAGGTGGAAAAGCAACTGACCCAGTTTTACCAAAACCGTTCCCCTGCTGATCGAGATACTGAGGTGGAATGGGCGCAGGCGACCCAGCAATCAGCAATAGCGTCCTGGCCTGAGGATACGATGTCATCGCTATGA
- a CDS encoding CTP synthase codes for MVNNGESTTRYVFVTGGVVSSIGKGIVAASLGRLLKSRGYRVSILKLDPYINVDAGTMNPFQHGEVFVTVDGAETDLDLGHYERFTDTPVSRLNNVTTGSIYQAVCNRERRGDYGGGTVQVIPHITNEIKDRIRRVAADTHPDVLITEIGGTVGDIESLPFLEAIRQFRNEVGRARVVYMHVTLMPWIAAAGEMKTKPTQHSVKELRSIGIQPDMLVCRCERALSAEIKAKVSNFCDVPVDCVITSQDARSIYEVPLNLEKEGLATQVLGLLDLPERSPDLAPWRMLVERLYHPQSQVEIALVGKYVRLNDAYLSVVEALRHAGIHLEAEVKLRWVNAEDVERDGAAHHLQGVQGLVVPGGFGIRGVAGKIAAIRYAREGGLPFLGLCLGMQCAVVEWARHLGGLATAHSAEFDPETEHPVIHLLPEQQDVVDLGGTMRLGLYPCRLQGDSVAAQLYQETVIYERHRHRYEFNNAYRSLFLESGYRISGTSPDGRLVEMIELSGHPFFLAVQFHPEFASRPSHAHPLFRGLVQAALGQ; via the coding sequence GTGGTCAACAACGGTGAATCCACAACCCGCTATGTTTTTGTCACCGGTGGGGTCGTCTCCAGCATTGGTAAAGGTATCGTGGCGGCCAGCCTCGGTCGCCTACTCAAATCCCGGGGCTACCGGGTGTCAATTTTGAAACTTGACCCCTATATCAATGTGGATGCGGGTACCATGAACCCGTTTCAGCACGGAGAAGTGTTTGTGACCGTGGATGGGGCGGAAACTGACCTGGATTTGGGGCATTACGAACGCTTTACGGATACCCCGGTGTCTCGTTTGAATAATGTCACTACGGGTTCGATTTACCAGGCCGTCTGTAATCGGGAGCGGCGGGGGGATTATGGCGGGGGGACGGTGCAGGTGATTCCCCACATTACTAATGAGATTAAAGACCGGATTCGCCGGGTGGCCGCCGATACGCACCCGGATGTGTTGATTACGGAAATTGGCGGCACGGTGGGGGATATTGAGTCTTTGCCGTTTTTGGAGGCGATTCGCCAGTTTCGCAATGAGGTGGGGCGGGCGCGGGTGGTCTATATGCACGTGACCCTGATGCCCTGGATTGCCGCCGCCGGGGAAATGAAAACCAAACCCACCCAGCATTCGGTCAAGGAACTGCGCTCGATTGGGATTCAGCCGGATATGTTGGTCTGCCGGTGTGAACGGGCGTTATCGGCAGAAATTAAGGCCAAGGTGTCCAATTTTTGTGATGTGCCGGTGGACTGTGTGATTACGTCCCAGGATGCCCGCAGTATTTACGAAGTCCCGTTAAATTTGGAGAAAGAAGGCTTGGCGACCCAGGTGCTGGGCTTGTTGGATTTGCCGGAACGCTCCCCCGATTTGGCCCCCTGGCGGATGTTGGTGGAGCGGTTGTACCATCCCCAGTCCCAGGTGGAAATCGCCCTGGTGGGGAAATATGTGCGCTTGAATGATGCTTATTTATCGGTGGTGGAAGCCCTGCGCCATGCGGGGATTCACCTGGAGGCGGAGGTGAAACTGCGCTGGGTGAATGCGGAGGATGTGGAGCGGGACGGGGCAGCTCACCATTTGCAGGGGGTGCAGGGGTTGGTGGTGCCGGGGGGGTTTGGCATCCGGGGGGTGGCGGGGAAAATTGCCGCCATACGTTACGCCCGGGAGGGGGGACTGCCCTTTTTGGGGCTGTGCCTGGGGATGCAATGTGCGGTGGTGGAATGGGCTAGGCATTTGGGGGGGTTGGCGACAGCCCACAGTGCGGAATTTGACCCGGAGACGGAGCATCCCGTGATTCATCTTTTGCCGGAACAGCAGGACGTGGTGGATTTAGGGGGGACGATGCGCTTGGGCTTGTATCCGTGCCGTTTGCAGGGGGATAGTGTGGCGGCGCAGTTGTACCAAGAAACGGTCATTTATGAACGCCATCGCCATCGTTATGAATTTAACAATGCTTACCGCAGTTTGTTCTTGGAAAGTGGTTATCGCATCAGCGGCACCTCTCCGGATGGCCGGTTGGTGGAGATGATTGAACTGTCGGGGCATCCCTTTTTCCTGGCGGTGCAATTTCACCCGGAGTTTGCCTCCCGTCCCAGCCACGCCCATCCCCTATTCCGGGGGTTGGTGCAGGCGGCTTTGGGCCAATGA
- a CDS encoding sigma-70 family RNA polymerase sigma factor, with protein MVTLDLVLMFPAICTNPVPTQTDHPPLSPDLALVQRCQQGDPEGFRWLYRRFQPRVRGTLYRLCGAVALDDLTQEVFMRVWRGLPRLRQLDIFNTWLYRITLNVAHDYRRQCAQKRTQMATLTQTAPDRVPAPDLMHLHYEELVRQGLETLSFEHRTVLVLHDLESLPQKEISEILHIPVGTVKSRLFHARAALRRHLEQQGVTL; from the coding sequence ATGGTTACCCTCGATTTGGTACTTATGTTCCCAGCGATTTGCACCAACCCGGTGCCCACCCAGACCGACCACCCGCCCTTGTCTCCCGATTTGGCACTGGTGCAACGGTGTCAGCAGGGCGACCCGGAGGGATTTCGCTGGTTGTACCGCCGGTTCCAACCCCGGGTGCGGGGGACATTGTACCGCCTGTGCGGCGCAGTGGCCTTGGACGACCTGACCCAGGAAGTGTTTATGCGGGTGTGGCGGGGGTTGCCCCGGCTGAGACAATTGGATATTTTCAATACCTGGCTGTACCGGATTACCCTGAACGTCGCCCATGACTATCGGCGGCAATGCGCCCAAAAACGCACCCAGATGGCAACCCTGACCCAGACCGCCCCCGACCGGGTGCCCGCCCCGGATTTGATGCACTTGCATTATGAAGAATTGGTGCGCCAGGGGCTGGAAACCTTGAGTTTTGAACATCGCACCGTCCTCGTCCTGCACGACTTAGAATCCTTACCCCAGAAGGAAATCAGCGAAATTTTACATATCCCCGTAGGCACGGTTAAATCCCGGTTATTTCACGCCCGTGCCGCCCTGCGCCGCCATTTAGAACAACAAGGAGTCACCCTATGA
- the rpsO gene encoding 30S ribosomal protein S15 → MSLLQERKQELINEYQVHATDTGSPEVQIALLSTRISQLSEHLRTHKKDFSSQRGLLLLISQRRQLLLYLRKHHFDRYESVIQRLGIRGLRS, encoded by the coding sequence ATGAGCCTGCTACAAGAACGCAAACAGGAACTCATCAATGAGTACCAGGTACACGCCACCGATACGGGTTCCCCGGAGGTACAGATTGCCCTGCTGAGCACCCGGATCAGCCAACTCAGCGAACATCTGCGCACCCACAAAAAAGATTTTTCCTCCCAACGGGGGTTGTTGCTGTTGATTAGCCAACGGCGGCAATTGCTTTTGTATTTACGCAAACACCACTTTGACCGCTACGAAAGTGTGATTCAACGTTTGGGTATCCGTGGGTTACGTTCCTAA
- a CDS encoding PAM68 family protein translates to MAKKSRPTPPPPKKRGWQQIEAPGMPQVVSDRMMRRMVIFCGLPTLLGLLAFPSSYLLLQQGLKVPVVAVVGVTLGCFGLGIVGLSYGILSTCWDAERQGHWLGWQELRINWGRMRANSKANRNNAPT, encoded by the coding sequence ATGGCAAAAAAATCCCGGCCTACCCCGCCGCCACCCAAAAAACGAGGTTGGCAACAAATTGAAGCTCCGGGGATGCCCCAGGTGGTCAGCGACCGGATGATGCGGCGGATGGTTATTTTTTGTGGGTTGCCCACCCTGTTGGGGTTGTTGGCCTTTCCCAGCAGTTATCTATTGTTGCAACAGGGGTTGAAAGTGCCGGTGGTGGCGGTGGTCGGTGTGACCCTGGGATGTTTTGGGCTGGGGATTGTGGGCTTGAGCTATGGCATTCTCTCCACCTGCTGGGATGCGGAGCGGCAGGGGCATTGGCTGGGTTGGCAGGAACTTCGCATCAATTGGGGACGGATGCGGGCAAATTCTAAAGCAAATCGTAACAATGCCCCGACTTGA
- the aroF gene encoding 3-deoxy-7-phosphoheptulonate synthase — translation MIIVMQPGAPELEIERISDELRTWGLHPEKIVGQYKVIIGLVGETAGLLPERIQELSPWIDEVVRVEQPFKRVSREFRHGQPGEVTIDTPNGAVVFGEQHPLVVVAGPCSVENEQMIIETALRVKQAGAKFLRGGAYKPRTSPYAFQGHGESALELLAAARAASGLGIITEVMDTADIEKIAQVADVLQLGARNMQNFALLKKIGAQNKPVLLKRGMAATIEEWLMAAEYILAGGNPNVILCERGIRTFDSRYTRNTLDLSVIPVLRKLTHLPIMIDPSHGTGKSDYVPAMAMAAVAAGTDSLMIEVHPNPAKALSDGPQSLTPERFDRLMRSELAVIAQAVGRWPQVAVGV, via the coding sequence ATGATTATTGTGATGCAACCCGGTGCGCCGGAACTGGAAATTGAGCGCATTAGTGATGAACTCCGCACCTGGGGGTTGCATCCTGAAAAGATTGTTGGTCAGTACAAAGTCATTATTGGTTTGGTGGGGGAAACGGCGGGTTTACTGCCGGAACGGATTCAGGAACTCAGCCCCTGGATTGATGAGGTGGTGCGGGTGGAACAGCCCTTCAAGCGGGTGAGTCGGGAGTTTCGCCACGGCCAACCGGGGGAAGTGACCATTGATACCCCCAACGGGGCGGTGGTCTTTGGGGAACAGCATCCCCTGGTGGTGGTGGCTGGTCCCTGCTCGGTGGAAAACGAGCAAATGATTATCGAGACGGCACTGCGGGTGAAGCAGGCGGGAGCCAAGTTTCTCCGGGGGGGTGCCTACAAGCCCCGCACTTCTCCCTATGCGTTCCAAGGACATGGGGAAAGTGCCCTAGAATTGTTGGCGGCGGCACGGGCGGCTTCGGGGCTGGGGATTATCACGGAAGTCATGGATACGGCGGATATTGAGAAAATTGCCCAGGTGGCTGATGTCCTGCAACTTGGGGCGCGCAATATGCAGAATTTCGCCCTGCTGAAAAAAATCGGGGCGCAAAACAAGCCGGTACTGCTCAAGCGGGGGATGGCCGCCACGATTGAGGAATGGCTGATGGCCGCCGAGTACATTTTGGCCGGGGGCAACCCCAACGTCATCCTGTGCGAGCGGGGGATTCGTACCTTTGATAGCCGTTACACCCGCAACACCCTGGATTTATCGGTGATTCCCGTCCTGCGGAAACTCACCCACCTGCCGATTATGATTGACCCCAGCCACGGTACGGGTAAATCCGACTATGTACCAGCGATGGCGATGGCTGCTGTGGCCGCTGGCACCGATTCGCTGATGATTGAGGTGCATCCCAACCCAGCCAAAGCCCTCTCCGATGGCCCCCAATCCTTGACCCCGGAGCGGTTTGACCGTTTGATGCGTTCCGAATTGGCGGTGATTGCCCAGGCGGTGGGGCGCTGGCCGCAGGTGGCGGTGGGGGTTTAA